The following proteins come from a genomic window of Megalops cyprinoides isolate fMegCyp1 chromosome 6, fMegCyp1.pri, whole genome shotgun sequence:
- the stat2 gene encoding signal transducer and activator of transcription 2, whose product MAQWEKLQCLDTLHLQKLDELYSREEFPMDVRHYLAPWIESQDWVRATQDPAVASVLFQVLLENMDNQHSRFVQEGESFLVQRNFRRFKQNFQRYQEQPCNLACVILWFLNKEREILQSAELAEQVQMLQVQPSTVETDNQRNIERKMAELKKKAQDMEHAVKSLEEQQDEFDFKYKTRMMEGNISEAERAEQTKILQYLLNRLDTSRKALLSEMDSLLDIAEELLTVLVREELVEWQRRQQKACIGAPENTCLNQLESWFTVEADCLFQLRKFLKKLEELSGKVTYERDPFKTRKSALQKRVDDLLTTLLKSSFVVETQPAMPQGKGPMVLRTNVQFSVRTRLLVKVPELNHAMKVTVSIDREAPQMKGYRRFNVLGNSSKALNMAESLSGGMVADFRHLTLKEQKAGGGGKGVNDLSLSVTEELHIINFETVFDLHGLSITLEACSLPVVIISNSSQQQSAWGSVLWFNMLCSDPKNIGFFASSPAATWPQLGEMLSWQFLSTTKRGLDNSQLEMIAQKLFGKQQSYDTCRIPWARFSKEMVPDTNFTFWAWFDGILVLVKNYLEGLWNDGLIMGFVSKGREKTLLKKKQMGTFLLRFSESIKDGGITFSWVEYFIDGKPNVRSVQPFTKVDLSQIPFSEIIRNFQILEAENVPENPLKFLYPSVPKDEAFGKYYTVKEGAQNPYLKYIKTKLVFVSKENTLEAKSPMNSLCDPEGTVPMNGLCDMHSDEASASDGGLPPSDALMSDLPDSDFLPFDTMGDMAPDPDALEPSLRIPDVLFNDPMMAGVLHSTDEHVSSADLTPFGLAFSTPLY is encoded by the exons ATGGCTCAGTGGGAGAAGCTGCAGTGCCTGGACACCTTGCATCTCCAGAAGCTGGATGAGCTCTACAGCCGTGAAGAGTTCCCAATGGATGTGCGCCACTACCTGGCTCCCTGGATAGAGAGCCAGGACTG GGTCCGGGCAACTCAGGACCCCGCCGTGGCCAGCGTGCTGTTCCAGGTCCTACTGGAGAACATGGACAACCAGCACAGCCGCTTCGTGCAGGAGGGAGAGTCCTTCCTCGTGCAGCGAAACTTCCGCCGCTTCAAGCAGAACTTCCAg AGGTACCAGGAACAGCCGTGTAACCTGGCTTGCGTCATCCTGTGGTTCCTCAATAAAGAACGCGAGATCCTGCAGTCCGCCGAGCTGGCCGAGCAG GTCCAGATGCTGCAGGTCCAGCCGAGCACCGTGGAGACGGACAACCAGAGGAACATTGAGCGCAAGATGGCCGAGCTCAAGAAGAAAGCGCAG GATATGGAGCACGCGGTCAAATCgttggaggagcagcaggatgaGTTTGATTTCAAGTACAAAACTCGAATGATGGAAG GGAATATCAGCGAGGCCGAGAGGGCCGAACAGACAAAGATCCTTCAGTACCTGCTCAACAGACTGGACACTTCCAGGAAG GCCCTCCTCTCGGAAATGGACTCGCTGTTGGACATTGCAGAGGAGCTCCTCACGGTGCTGGTGAGAGAGGAGCTGGTGGAGTGGCAGAGGCGGCAGCAGAAGGCCTGCATCGGGGCTCCAGAGAACACCTGTCTCAACCAGCTGGAGAGCTG GTTCACGGTGGAGGCGGACTGCTTGTTCCAGCTGAGGAAGTTCctgaagaagctggaggagctgtctgGGAAGGTGACCTATGAGCGGGACCCCTTTAAGACCAGGAAGTCCGCGCTGCAGAAGAGGGTGGATGACCTCCTCACAACACTGCTCAAGAG CTCCTTTGTGGTGGAAACTCAGCCGGCCATGCCGCAGGGCAAGGGGCCGATGGTGCTGCGCACCAATGTGCAGTTCTCTGTCAGAACGAG GCTCCTGGTCAAAGTGCCTGAACTGAACCATGCGATGAAAGTGACAGTTTCCATTGACAG GGAGGCTCCACAGATGAAAGG GTACCGGCGCTTCAACGTGCTGGGGAACAGCAGCAAAGCGCTGAACATGGCAGAGAGCCTGAGCGGGGGCATGGTGGCAGACTTCCGGCACTTg ACACTGAAAGAGCAgaaagctggaggaggaggaaaaggagtgAATGAT CTCTCTCTGAGTGTGACTGAGGAGCTCCACATCATCAACTTCGAGACCGTGTTTGATTTGCATGGGCTGTCCATCACCCTAGAG GCCTGCTCATTGCCCGTGGTGATCATCTCGAACTCCAGCCAGCAGCAGAGCGCctggggctctgtgctgtggttcAACATGCTCTGCTCTGATCCCAAG AACATTGGGTTCTTTGCCAGCTCCCCAGCCGCCACCTGGCCCCAGCTGGGGGAGATGCTGAGCTGGCAGTTCCTCTCCACCACCAAGCGGGGCCTTGACAACAGCCAGCTCGAGATGATTGCCCAGAAACTCTTTG GTAAGCAGCAAAGCTATGACACCTGCAGAATTCCCTGGGCCAGGTTTTCTAAG GAGATGGTCCCAGACACCAACTTCACCTTTTGGGCCTGGTTTGATGGAATCCTCGTCCTGGTGAAGAACTACCTGGAGGGCCTCTGGAATGATGG GCTCATCATGGGCTTTGTGAgcaaaggcagagagaagacTCTGCTGAAGAAGAAGCAGATGGGCACCTTCCTGCTCAGGTTCAGCGAGAGCATCAAAGATGGAGGCATCACCTTCTCCTGGGTGGAGTACTTCATAGATG GAAAGCCCAACGTGCGCTCGGTGCAGCCCTTCACCAAGGTGGACCTCTCCCAGATCCCCTTCTCCGAGATCATCCGCAACTTCCAGATTCTGGAGGCAGAGAATGTCCCCGAAAACCCCCTGAAGTTCCTCTACCCCAGCGTCCCTAAAGATGAGGCCTTTGGGAAGTACTACACAGTGAAGGAAGGAG CGCAAAATCCCTATTTGAAGTACATCAAGACCAAGCTTGTGTTCGTCTCCAAAGA GAACACATTGGAAGCTAAGTCGCCCATGAATTCATTATGTGATCCGGAGGGCACGGTGCCAATGAACGGTTTGTGTGACATGCACAGCGATGAGGCATCGG